One Helicobacter cetorum MIT 00-7128 DNA window includes the following coding sequences:
- a CDS encoding Kazal-type serine protease inhibitor domain-containing protein: protein MFKSYAKQICGTNNKIYKNLCKL, encoded by the coding sequence TTGTTCAAAAGTTATGCCAAGCAAATATGTGGCACAAATAATAAGATATACAAGAATTTATGCAAGCTCTAA